One window of the Triticum dicoccoides isolate Atlit2015 ecotype Zavitan chromosome 3B, WEW_v2.0, whole genome shotgun sequence genome contains the following:
- the LOC119282650 gene encoding uncharacterized protein LOC119282650, which yields MASQVIGVNREGAEVYHGAAQCAEKAVELLAETNMPLGLLPLADIEEVGYNRSTGFVWLRQKKALTHTFKQIGRLVSYATEVTAFVEDRKMKRITGVKSKELLIWVTVCDMYIDKNDHSKITFKTPTGLGRTFPVSAYGKEDDNKHDLAK from the coding sequence ATGGCGTCGCAGGTGATCGGGGTGAACAGGGAGGGGGCGGAGGTGTACCACGGCGCGGCGCAGTGCGCAGAGAAGGCGGTGGAGCTGCTGGCCGAGACGAACATGCCGCTGGGCCTGCTGCCGCTGGCGGACATTGAGGAGGTCGGCTACAACCGCTCCACGGGCTTCGTGTGGCTGCGCCAAAAGAAGGCGCTCACGCACACCTTCAAGCAGATCGGGAGGCTGGTCTCGTACGCCACCGAGGTGACGGCCTTTGTCGAGGACCGCAAGATGAAGCGCATCACGGGGGTCAAGAGCAAGGAGCTCCTCATCTGGGTCACCGTCTGCGACATGTACATCGACAAGAACGACCACTCAAAGATCACGTTCAAGACGCCCACCGGACTGGGAAGGACCTTCCCCGTCTCCGCCTACGGAAAGGAGGACGACAACAAGCACGACCTGGCCAAATAA